The genomic stretch ATTTGTGAGGGCGGAATCTAATACAGCATATGCCCCTTCTATGTCGTCTTCCGAGCGTCGAATATCACGCAGAGTACGTATCTATTATTCTTATTGGCTACAGTTATATTCAATCAACTTCCTATagtctccatctccatctacGACGTCTGCGCCTAAACCAAAAGGCAAAAGGGCCATGGATTCatttcttgaagaaatcaaaaagtGAGTCTGGGCCTTATATGTTCATACATTTCGTTGATCACAGCATATGGCAGAGAGCAGGCGGAACGAGAGGCTAAATATTCACGTCATAGTACGGATTGTATATATTTTTGATTCACTAATGTTGACTTTTCTTAAGGTCATGGTGGGCACGGCCGTTCGGTCACTGCTATGGCTGCTTACGAAGGACAGAGCGGAAGCAAAGACCGTGGCGATCCCCAAGTAAGCGGAGAAGCAGAATTCGGTTCTGTAAATTATTGACGTTGCACCATATAAGACGACGAATCTTTTCGTTGCAAATCTCCCTCAGCATGTGACAGAACCGAACTTGGGCAAGTTCTTTGCGCGAGCTGGGCCAGTAGGCTCGGTATGTCTCTATTCAGTGACGAGCCATCACCGAAATTCATATCACCACTTCCTTAGGTTAAAATTATGTGGCCACGCGCTGACCTACCTCCCCCTCCCGGGTCGGACTCTTCACGAAGATCGAAAGGTCCAATTCTCAATGGTTTCGTATCGTTTATGAACAGGCGAGATGCTGAAGACGCTCTACGAGAATTTGATGGTTACGATTGGGGAGGATACGTCCTTAGAGTTGGCTGGAGCAAAGCAGTCCCTATTGCCTCCAAGCCATTGTATGGTCAGTATCTACGGTTTCTTACTGTGAAATCTACTGACATCGGACCTTTATAGTATCCTCGAACCGAATCAGAGACAGAGGCAGTCGTAGCCGTAGTCGAAGTAGATCTCGAACTCCCGAACGACATTCGGGACGAAATCGTGATATGCGTTCTCGGCGGTCGAGAAGTCCGTCATGGGACAGGCATCGCTCTCGTTCTCCGAGACATCGTAGGTCATATAGCAGGTCACGTCGGTATTCGAGCTCTCGTAGTCGTTCTCCCCGGAGAAATTATTCTCGAAGTCCTCAACGTACACTCCCTGACGAGGGTGAAGCGGTAACAGATACTTTCATCCGAGCTGTTGCGTTTGAGGTCAAAGGGCACGATGCTAAATATGAAGAAACTTTACGAGAACGTGAAAAGGCGAATCCAAAGTACAATTTTCTTCTGCAACGAGACGTACGTACATGCTGCGTATTTCATTGTACTCGTTACTGATTCAAAAGACAGCATCGAAGGCACGCATATTACAAAGGTCTTGTTGAATCTCAGGAACCGTTTAAGCCAGcttttgatgatgaggtTTGTGGATCTATGCCAATCTTACTTCTAAAGCCCGCGTTAATGAAGATTATACAGGGATACAATTCTGTTTATTCGAGTGACTCCGCTGAGGAATCAGAGCGTGAACACACCCGAAAAAATGCTCTAGGACCCGCAGCACGAAAACGTTTTGAAGCTATGCTACGGGCACTTGCTGGAAAGCGTGGTGAGATTGCCCGTTGTATGACATTTTGCCTTGAACATGGAGAAGCAGCACATGAGGTATAAATTTTGAATTGTGTCTAGCTTCTAAGAACGGTTCACTCAATCATTCTAATCTAGGTTGCGGATATCATCGTGTCATCGTTGCTTGTAGATGGTACTGCTGTCCCTCGTAAAGTTGCGCGTCTGCATTTGATTTGTGATATTCTGCAcaattcagcagcttcggtGCCTAGTGCTTGGAAATATCGTCAAGAATTTCAGTCACGACTAGGAATAGTATTCGACCATTTGGCCAACATCTATCACTCATTTCCTGGTCGAATAACCGCTGATTTGTTCAAGAAGCAAATCACGACTGTCGTTGATATTTGGGAAGACTGGATTGTTTTCCCACCTGATTTTACGACGGAGCTTAGGACGAGACTCGAAGGAGCTGTTATTCCCACAAATGATATtgttgatgaggaggaaTGCATCATTCAACCACCAGCTGCGGAGACATTTTCGTCACGATTCAAAACCAGCAGCTTCCAGCTCGCTGCACCCACCGAAGTCGTCTCAGCACAGGCGAGCGATGGCGACGGCGAGCCTATGGATGTTAGTAGTGATGACGACAAAGGAGCGAGCGATCTGGATGGTGAACCAGTCGAAGATCTTGACATTGATGGGGTGCCAATGGATGACATTGACGGTGTGCCAATAGAAGTGGCAGGGGACCAGGTCGAAGACGATCTTGATGGCCAACCAATCAGAGATGATGTCGACGGAGTTCCCATTGACGATGACATTGATGGACTTCCACTAAACGAAACCTCATGAAAAGATGACCACTTGACCATACTCATACCTGGTACATAGCTCTTATCTTATGTATACTGTTCGATGTCGCAAAATACATCTTTTTGAATCGTATTCCACGAGATTACCTGTTGCCACCGTTTCCATCCAATAGAACTAATACTACGGTAGCATCACCCACAAACAGTTAGAGATATACCTATGCAAAGCTAAATTATGTGTGTAAAAATGTTTACTCTTGGCGACGTCCGCGACCAGAGTTGGACACCATCCTGAGGATGGCATCTTTTGCAGCCGTGATTTCATTTTCAGAACCTAAGTGAAACAAATTAAAAGGGATGTTTTTATCCTTCATTTAGGAAACTCACCAATGATGACAATAGTGCTGTTTTCACGACTGACAGTAATATCAGCACCAGTCTCATTTCGAAGACGCGCAATGTTGGCACCCTTAGAGCCAACGATTCTGGGGAACGTTGATCGGTCGGGCATGGTGAGGAAACCGACATGGGACATGCGCTTGGCATTTTCGATGGCGTCCTTGACGAGTTTTTCGGCCTTGTCCAATCCAGCTTGATCGCGAGCTTTGAGTGTCCAGGTTGAATCTCCCTCCTCAGCGTCTTCGTAGTTGGGGACGACTTCCCATTCGTGATCACCAGAGGCTGTCTCAGCATCGTCAATGCGGGCAGTGGGAGTAGGGCGAGAAGGGACACCAGATGTCTGGGGTTGTGCGGAATGGTCAACCTGGACGCCGAAAGACCTGAGGGTCCTAAAGAATTGACCCTGCTGGGAAATTGCATGGTGGTACTTCAATGGTACAACAATTGTGCCTGAAGgaccagcaacagcaggtGCCTTGACATTGCTCTAAGAGAATCTTAATACATAGGAATATCAGGTACTATGCGAAGTCATACCTTAAGCTCAGCAATTGCCTTCTCACAAGCATCACGGCTACCGGAAACCTTGACAATGTTGGCGGCCTCGACGCCTTCCAATTCACTGGCGTTTTCAGGGTCTCCAACTTGGTTATAAGAACGCGAGCCAGGGAACTGAATTTGAACAGAGAATTTATCCTGAACTTCGTTAAGATGTTGACCGCCACGACCAATGAGAGCACGATGTTGAGCGCTTGGAATATCAACAGCAATAATAACTGTGTCGCGCAGAACTGCAACTCTCTGCTCCAATTCGGCCTTGATCTTGGCGACAAGTTTGGGTTCACCCCTGATGCGTACCTCATCAGAAGATTCACCTTGACGAGGGCTAAGAAGAATAAGTAAAGGTCAGTTTCTTGAAACTCTGGCATGTTTGTCGAGAAAAAAAGCATACAATCTAAGCAACCCAGCTTGCAATTTGGGGTCTGAAGGGCCGCCACATTTCGCGATGATTTCCTTAAGGCCTTGTCCACCAGCACCGATAATTGAACGATGGAATTTGTTGTCGACAGTAACAGATGCCGTAGTCTCTTCAGTCACTTGTTCTGAAATGGCAAGAATAGCTGCCTTGGCGGCGGCCACAGCCTTCTTGGTACCACGAACAGTAATAGAAGTGGTGAGCCCACTCTCATCTGAGTTCTTGTCGATGTCAATCTGCGCCTCAGTTTCGTCCTTGATCTCATTGATGGAGGCACCACCGCGTCCAAGGATACGAGCTACCGAACGAGTTGGAACAGTGAACTTCAGGACGTTGTTTGACTCCTTCTCAAATTCCACTGCGTCCAGGAGTTCGGATTTGGCACCAGCAACACCCTTCTTTCCACCTTTGATGAGGACTTCATCGGATTTGAGTTGTTCCCTGGTCTTGCTCTCACCATTCTCAGGAGATTGTCGAGGGAAGGTAATCTTTACGGAGTACTTCTCCTCCAGGCGAATGGCATATTTTCCACTTTGCCCAATCAAAGAAGAATGGTATTGGCTGGGGATCTTGAGGATCTCAGAGGTCTCGTCGGCCTATCAAAACTTGATATAAGAGCCAAATAATTAAATCAAAGAGAGAAACTTACGAGACGATCAATTTGGGCCAGAATGCGCTTCTTAGCCTCCTCAACGTTCTCCTTTCGTCCAGTAATCTTATATAACGCTGAGAACGCCATCTTTGTGCTAAGCTTGAGTCACACTTTACCTTGACTTTGGACTTTTGGTGAActggcttcttcttcttgctaccttccttttctttctcctcaacGTCGTCCGAAACGTCAACCTTGACACCAAGTTGATCTCGGAGCTTATTGATACCAGCACCTTGCGAGCCAACGATGCGACCAACATATTCCTTGTCGATGTCGAATTCGGTCGACTGAAAAGAAATTTGGTTCGGCTCACTAGATAGGCAAATAATTCACATACGTAGCTGTTCACAATTTCGTCGTTCTTGGCATTTTCGACAATCTTTTGAATTTCCTTGACGGCACGATCAACATCGCTGCTGACACCGCGCACAATGATGATATCTTCTGTGGATGCACCGGCCTCAGCGCCAACCTTGATAGAAAGAGTGGTATCTTCGCCAATGATACTGTGTTAAACGTAAGTCTGTTATCGTGTGAAAGGATAGACAATCAACGGACGCATTCAGAGTTGTCCCACCATTACCCACGACAGCGTCATGCCAACGCTTGTCAACCTCAATAGTCTCCGTTTTAACGTCAGCAGCATCCCGAGCCAGTTTCAGGAGTTCTTTCTCAACATCATCCAgatgttttttcttctcatcgggagaaagagaagctcCGGTACTGAGAGGATCGTAAACCAAAAGAATGTGGGAAGACTCCAATGACTCGCTCGGGAAGTAGGCCTGAACATTATGAACGTCATGGAATTGCTTGATCCTGCGACACCGTGAATTTcaaaacaaacaaatcaaCATCAAAACATACTTTTTACTGTTCTTTCCAGTGATAACGCGATGTAAAAGCCAATCAACGGTGACGTCCCTTGTTCCACCGATCAATTTACCAATGAGTTCCGAAACCTGTTTGACGACAGCATCCACCTCAGGCTTATCGCCAACCAAGTCAATGCTAAGGGCCGAAGACGTGGCGTCTGCGGAGGGGAGAAACACGTCGACGGTAGGGTGGCTGGCCTTGATAAGCTTGGTATATTGAACACGGGTCAAGTACGTAGCGAGTTGCTTTGAAAGAGCGATGGGTCCAGGCAGAGTCAATTCGTGGATGTACTTGGAATTGGCCTGTTCCATGACAGCAGCGAGTCCAGCGGGAAGGTCTGCAGCTTTGCCCCAGACAGTGACCTCGTCACTGGTCTCTTCAGGTTTGCCCACAGTGACAGCGCAATTACTCTTTGCCAGAATGGCGTCGGCATTTTGACCGCTGAGAAGACGGTGCTGGCGTTTTGGAAGAGAAATCTTGACTGAGGTGATAGCCGACTGCAATGCTTCAATGGTTTTCTTGATAGTCTCTACAACTCGAACGACGGCCTCGCGATCGCCGCTAACAGTAATCTCACGAGCGGTAGCATTCAAAGCCAAATTGACGTTCCCACCCTGAGCAGCTTCCAAGAAATTGGGCCTGCGAACGAGCACAAAGGGCAAAATATGGGCAGGAATATCACGAACTCGTTGGGTGGCTTTGGACGTTTTCGAAGAAATGATCTGGTTCAAGAGCTCCTGTGCCTCATACGCCAAAGGAGAAGGACCGATGAGGGTGACAGGAACAGTGggttcctcttcgtcgtcatcgtcgtcgtgaGAAGCCTTGCCGTTTGCATGACCATTGCCTATAGGAGTGTCCCTCTTGGGAATGTCGACTCTAACACTCGTTTGGTCACGAATTTGTTTCAAAGTCGCGCCTTTTGGACCGATGATAGAGGCAATGGTGGAAGCCGGTGCATTAATGACTAGCGTAATCTACATTTGAACGATTCAGTAACCATACCGCGGAGACGAGAAATTATACGCACGACGGGACTTAACAGGGCCACGAGGCTCCGTTTAGCCTTGTCCAATTCCTTCTGCGATTCCGCTTTGACATAGAAGGTGGTTTGACGGGTCTTTTGATTGGCGCTGGCTTCTACCTTAACCTTGTACTTGGAAATAACCTGTTTAATGACCTCCCCGAGCGTAGCAGGTTTGCCGTCTTTACCAGAGTTGGACAAGTCAATTGCCGAGAGAGTAAAGGTGTCGGTGAAGACAGGGACCCTGGGAATGTTGGCCTTGATACGAGGACCAGCAGCCGCACCCCAGGCGGAGTTGGCAACTGGGTTTGCAGGAGAGGCGGATGCAAGCGTAGGAAATGCAACCTCAGAGTCGGTATCCAACGGAACGACAGCGGGGGCCTTGGGCTTGGTGGGAGTAGGCTGAGAGAGAGACGGGAACGGGTCAGGAGCGCCCTCGAGCTCGTGTCTCCTCTATATGCGTATGAAGATCGATGTAAGAAGCTTAATGACACAAATAAGAGTAAGAACTCGGACCTGAAGGTCAGCGGCGGATAAAGCCATATTGTTCGGAAAACGGGTGTCCGGAGAGCGAGAAGCCTTGACGGGAAGAAGAGCCTGCGATTAAAATAAGAGATATACTCGAATTTTATCACTGCTGGTGAATGAGATGGTGGTAGTATATAGAAACCATTTTTTGCCCGACTCCGAGTCTTAATTTCGCGCCAGACCGTGGGACTTGTTTTTATTGACGTGGCAAGCCATGGAAATCCCTGGGCTACAACAATTACCCTGGTGATCAATAAACTTGTCCCGCATTCTATACACTACAAGCGCTGGGGGCTCGAACTAGAACAGACTGCAGACACTCTGAACAGCGACGACGAGTATTGACGGCTGTTAACCTCGGAGGTTGCAGTGAATGTGATCACTCTCGACTGGTCTAGCCACGTGTGCTGTAGTATGTCATTATAGTATTATTCACACCGAGGACGTGGAACTTAGTATCCAGCGCCGTCTAGATCTCTTCATGACCTAGCACTTCACcctcctctctctctatcTCGCACAGTCACCATGCATAGACGCGCACTCAAGCTTGCGTCGCTCCTTTACGCTTTCATCTGGCCAGTCAGTGCCAATGAGTCGTTTTTAGGGGAAACACTAGTTCGAAAGAGGCCGATTCAGA from Psilocybe cubensis strain MGC-MH-2018 chromosome 2, whole genome shotgun sequence encodes the following:
- a CDS encoding Protein RRC1-like, with the protein product MKLSQYTAGIVRKSRREKEQEAADAKKREEEASAAQVYAEYVNAFEGEDIGRRSSGSAFVRAESNTAYAPSMSSSERRISRRSPSPSTTSAPKPKGKRAMDSFLEEIKKEQAEREAKYSRHSHGGHGRSVTAMAAYEGQSGSKDRGDPQTTNLFVANLPQHVTEPNLGKFFARAGPVGSVKIMWPRADLPPPPGSDSSRRSKGPILNGFVSFMNRRDAEDALREFDGYDWGGYVLRVGWSKAVPIASKPLYVSSNRIRDRGSRSRSRSRSRTPERHSGRNRDMRSRRSRSPSWDRHRSRSPRHRRSYSRSRRYSSSRSRSPRRNYSRSPQRTLPDEGEAVTDTFIRAVAFEVKGHDAKYEETLREREKANPKYNFLLQRDHRRHAYYKGLVESQEPFKPAFDDEGYNSVYSSDSAEESEREHTRKNALGPAARKRFEAMLRALAGKRGEIARCMTFCLEHGEAAHEVADIIVSSLLVDGTAVPRKVARLHLICDILHNSAASVPSAWKYRQEFQSRLGIVFDHLANIYHSFPGRITADLFKKQITTVVDIWEDWIVFPPDFTTELRTRLEGAVIPTNDIVDEEECIIQPPAAETFSSRFKTSSFQLAAPTEVVSAQASDGDGEPMDVSSDDDKGASDLDGEPVEDLDIDGVPMDDIDGVPIEVAGDQVEDDLDGQPIRDDVDGVPIDDDIDGLPLNETS
- a CDS encoding Vigilin 1, whose amino-acid sequence is MALSAADLQRRHELEGAPDPFPSLSQPTPTKPKAPAVVPLDTDSEVAFPTLASASPANPVANSAWGAAAGPRIKANIPRVPVFTDTFTLSAIDLSNSGKDGKPATLGEVIKQVISKYKVKVEASANQKTRQTTFYVKAESQKELDKAKRSLVALLSPVITLVINAPASTIASIIGPKGATLKQIRDQTSVRVDIPKRDTPIGNGHANGKASHDDDDDEEEPTVPVTLIGPSPLAYEAQELLNQIISSKTSKATQRVRDIPAHILPFVLVRRPNFLEAAQGGNVNLALNATAREITVSGDREAVVRVVETIKKTIEALQSAITSVKISLPKRQHRLLSGQNADAILAKSNCAVTVGKPEETSDEVTVWGKAADLPAGLAAVMEQANSKYIHELTLPGPIALSKQLATYLTRVQYTKLIKASHPTVDVFLPSADATSSALSIDLVGDKPEVDAVVKQVSELIGKLIGGTRDVTVDWLLHRVITGKNSKKIKQFHDVHNVQAYFPSESLESSHILLVYDPLSTGASLSPDEKKKHLDDVEKELLKLARDAADVKTETIEVDKRWHDAVVGNGGTTLNAIIGEDTTLSIKVGAEAGASTEDIIIVRGVSSDVDRAVKEIQKIVENAKNDEIVNSYSTEFDIDKEYVGRIVGSQGAGINKLRDQLGVKVDVSDDVEEKEKEGSKKKKPVHQKSKVKITGRKENVEEAKKRILAQIDRLADETSEILKIPSQYHSSLIGQSGKYAIRLEEKYSVKITFPRQSPENGESKTREQLKSDEVLIKGGKKGVAGAKSELLDAVEFEKESNNVLKFTVPTRSVARILGRGGASINEIKDETEAQIDIDKNSDESGLTTSITVRGTKKAVAAAKAAILAISEQVTEETTASVTVDNKFHRSIIGAGGQGLKEIIAKCGGPSDPKLQAGLLRFPRQGESSDEVRIRGEPKLVAKIKAELEQRVAVLRDTVIIAVDIPSAQHRALIGRGGQHLNEVQDKFSVQIQFPGSRSYNQVGDPENASELEGVEAANIVKVSGSRDACEKAIAELKSNVKAPAVAGPSGTIVVPLKYHHAISQQGQFFRTLRSFGVQVDHSAQPQTSGVPSRPTPTARIDDAETASGDHEWEVVPNYEDAEEGDSTWTLKARDQAGLDKAEKLVKDAIENAKRMSHVGFLTMPDRSTFPRIVGSKGANIARLRNETGADITVSRENSTIVIIGEFPK